In Paracoccus fistulariae, a single window of DNA contains:
- a CDS encoding HPr kinase/phosphorylase produces MQVHGTTVALNGKGVLILGPSGSGKSTLALQLMAVGAQLVADDRTDLVKDGGDIVAHCPETILGQIEARGLGILAAVPGQPARLAAIVDLGRESVDRMPRSQFHDILGVALPLVLGPYRPHLYAALRQLLIGGMITQGKSA; encoded by the coding sequence ATGCAGGTTCACGGAACAACGGTGGCATTGAACGGGAAGGGGGTGTTGATCCTTGGTCCCTCCGGGTCCGGCAAGTCGACATTGGCGCTGCAACTGATGGCCGTCGGGGCGCAACTGGTGGCAGATGACCGCACCGATCTGGTGAAGGATGGCGGCGATATCGTGGCACATTGCCCCGAAACGATTCTCGGGCAGATAGAGGCGCGCGGTCTGGGCATCCTTGCGGCAGTGCCCGGACAGCCCGCCAGACTGGCTGCTATTGTCGATCTGGGCCGCGAAAGCGTGGACCGTATGCCACGCTCACAGTTTCATGACATCCTGGGTGTGGCCTTGCCACTTGTCTTGGGGCCGTATCGACCGCATCTTTATGCTGCGTTGCGGCAGTTGTTGATCGGCGGCATGATAACGCAGGGTAAGTCAGCTTAA
- the rapZ gene encoding RNase adapter RapZ: MPDTVQRLVLVTGPSGAGRSTAINVLEDLGFEAIDNLPLSLIPRLLDGPTRPTPLALGLDVRNRDFSASNVIELIDRLTRDPRYTPEVLFLDCASDVLVNRYNETRRRHPLAPNSSPLSGVLAEIDLLGPIRSRADVLVDTSELSPHDLKAELTRWFDIRSDRKLSVSLHSFSYKRGVPRGVDMMFDCRFLSNPHWQPELRARTGQDAEVQAYVASDNRFAEFFERVSGLIRFQLPAHIEEGKSHLAIGFGCTGGQHRSVTMAEKMAVELANAGWPVSIRHRELERRVPTFTSSGFQHHGAQRQHAETGQEKMRAPSIERGGSH, from the coding sequence GTGCCGGACACGGTGCAGCGGCTTGTGCTTGTGACCGGGCCGTCGGGCGCGGGCCGTTCCACGGCGATCAATGTGCTTGAGGATCTGGGTTTCGAGGCGATCGATAACCTGCCGCTATCTCTGATCCCCCGTCTGCTGGATGGCCCGACGCGGCCCACGCCGCTGGCGCTTGGTCTGGATGTGCGGAACCGGGATTTCTCGGCCTCGAACGTGATCGAACTGATCGACCGGCTGACCCGCGATCCGCGATACACGCCCGAGGTTCTGTTTCTGGACTGCGCCTCGGATGTGCTGGTCAACCGCTATAACGAGACGCGGCGCAGGCATCCGCTGGCGCCCAACAGTTCTCCGCTGTCCGGTGTGTTGGCCGAGATCGACCTGCTGGGGCCGATCCGCTCGCGCGCGGATGTGCTGGTCGATACGTCGGAACTGTCGCCCCACGATCTGAAGGCCGAACTGACCCGCTGGTTCGATATACGATCGGACCGCAAGCTCAGCGTGTCGCTGCATTCCTTCAGCTACAAGCGCGGGGTGCCGCGCGGCGTGGACATGATGTTCGACTGTCGTTTCCTGTCGAACCCGCATTGGCAGCCAGAGCTTCGGGCCAGAACCGGCCAGGACGCTGAGGTGCAGGCTTATGTGGCATCCGATAACCGATTCGCAGAATTCTTCGAGCGCGTGTCAGGGCTGATCAGGTTTCAACTTCCGGCACATATCGAAGAGGGCAAGTCACACCTGGCCATCGGGTTTGGCTGCACCGGCGGGCAACACCGTTCCGTCACAATGGCTGAAAAGATGGCAGTTGAGCTTGCGAATGCAGGCTGGCCAGTGTCAATAAGGCACAGGGAACTTGAACGGCGCGTCCCGACATTTACGTCCTCGGGCTTTCAGCATCACGGCGCACAGCGTCAGCATGCTGAAACCGGGCAGGAGAAGATGCGGGCGCCCTCTATTGAACGTGGTGGATCGCATTGA